The region GGAAGTTTTTGCGAACCGTATGTCTTACAAATTTTAGCACGGGAGTTGAATCAGTGTGTGGATGAAGTGAATTACGATGAAGTCGGTACGAATATATTAGTTGAAGAAAAGTAAGTGAGGTGAAATAGATGTTACAATATGAGGTCGTTATTATTGGTGGCGGATCGGCTGGAATGGGTGCCGCGATTGGTGCTTGTGAAGGTGGTGCTAAAAAGGTCTTAATAATTGAACGAGATAGAGAACTTGGCGGTATTTTGCAACAGTGTATTCATAATGGATTTGGTTTGCATAAGTTTAAAGAAGAGTTAACGGGGCCACAGTATGCGAATCGTTATATCGAAAAGTTGAAGCAGTATCCGGTTGAAATTATGTTAAATACGATGGTAACGAATTTAACGAATGAGAAAATCATCACAATTTTGAACGAGCAAGGGGAGCAAGATATCAAGGCATCAGCCGTTGTTTTGGCGATGGGATGTCGTGAAAATAATCGCCAAGCTCTAAGTATTCCAGGAACTCGTCCCGTGGGTATTTTGACCGCTGGAACAGCCCAACGTTATTTAAATTTGGATGGTTATTTGGTTGGAAAGAAAGTTTTTATTGTTGGATCGGGAGATATTGGTTTGATTATGGCACGTCGAATGGCACTTGAAGGGGCAGAAGTTTTAGGGGTAGCTGAAATCATGCCATATTCAAATGGATTGACACGAAATATTGTGCAGTGCTTAGAGGATTTTAATATCCCACTCTTTTTATCTCATACCGTGACAGATATTAAAGGAAATCGACGTGTCGAGGGGGTGACGATTTCTGAGGTCGATGCTGATCGTCAACCGATTCTAGGTACTGAAAAACAGTTTGAGGTTGATGCAATTTTATTCTCAGTTGGTTTGATTCCGGACAATGGGTTAAGTAAAAAAGCAGGGGTCATCTTTGATCCCGCTACAAAGGGAGCTTGTGTTTTTGAAAATTTAGAGACGACGGTCAGCGGAATTTTTGCTTGTGGGAATGTGTTGCATGTTCATGATTTAGTTGATTTTGTATCGGATGAGGCAGAGCGTGCAGGATATTATGCTGCTTTATATGCGCTTGGTCATTTAGGTCATGATGATGGGGTGTTAGAAGTCAAGGCAGGAGAAGGAATCAAATATGCGCTACCTCAAAAAATTAGACCAAAAGAACTTGAGGCTTCACTTGAGTTAATGTACCGTGTGACAAAAAAGTATCAGCAAGCAATTGTTAATGTTGTTCAGGATGGAAAAATCGTTCATCAGTTGAAACGTCATGTATTGTTACCGGCAGAAATGGAAAAAATTAAAATTCCAACTGAAGTGTTAAATTCATCAGGTAAGGATTTAACGATTGAAGTCAAATGTCTATATAACTCCTGATAAGTTTTGTGTCGTTGAAAACTTTTAACGGGACTATCGTTATACCTCAGTATCAAAAGGGCTTAGATACTAAGCTAGATTATAAAAATATAAATTATATTTCAGTTTCTATTTAGGAGGAGCGTTACATGAGTCAAGCGTTAACGTGTATTGTTTGCCCGGTTGGATGTTCACTAAACATTGATGAAGAAGGGCATGTGAGTGGAAACCATTGCAAAAGAGGGCTAGCGTTTGCAAAGTCTGAAACAACGAATCCAACGCGCGTTGTGACAACGACGATTGCTATTGAAGGAGCGATTTATCGTCGCTTACCGGTTGTAAGTAGTCAGCCAGTCCCAAAATCTAAAATGATGGAGTTTGTTAAAGCAGTTCAATTAATAAAGGTAGAGGCGCCAGTAAGTTGTGGCGATGTGATTTTATCCGATGTGCTAGGGCTTGGAATTGATGTGATTGCTTCACGAACGCTCAAGAGGTGTCAGGATGTTAAATAAAAAAGTGAGTGTGGTGATAGATCGCCCACTTGGCTCAAGGCATCCGAAGCACGGGTTTTATTATCCGATTAATTATGGGTATATTCCTAATACGATTGGGGGAGATGGTGAGGAGATTGATGCCCATGTTATTGGAGAGTTTGAACCGCTCGAGACGTTTTGCGGGTATGTGGTTGCGATTATTCATCGTGAAGATGATGTGTAGGAGAAGTTAGTGGTATGCCGCGAGGTATCAAAATACAGCCAGTCTCAAATTGAGGCATTAGTTGAGTTTTGTGAACGATTTTTTAAGTCGAAGGTATTAATGGGGGATTTAGATGACAGGGGTGAAGATTCAAAGGTTAAGTGATTTAGGAAGTAATCGCATTAAAGAGGCAGCTCACTTTACTGTGCATCAGTTTCGTGAGATGTTTCTTTCAATTAGTGAGGATGAGGAGGCATTTATTTTATTGTTTATGAAGGCGATGGTCGTTGAACAATGTTTTGTTGCCATCGCAGAGGATAAGGTAGTTGGAATAGTTGGGGTTTCGACGCCTGTTAGAGGGGCTTTTGAGGTTAGTTTAAAGGAGGTACAAGGCTGTTTAGGTTTTTTTAAAGGATTAAAATTTTATTTTAATCTTGTAAATTCTGGACTGACATTAAAGCCTTATCAAATTTATATTAATACGTTAGCAGTTGATGAAGCGTATCGCCGTCTTGGAATTGGAACATTATTGCTTGAAGAATGTATGTTAAAATCATGTGGACATGAATATTTGTTAGATGTGATTGATGTGAATACAGGAGCGCTTAAGTTATATGAATCGTTAGGTTTTAAGGTTCTGAAACGTAAAAAACAGATGTTTGCGAAGCAGGCAGGCTTTAATGAGTGTATTTATATGAGTAAGCGATTAAGATAAAAAAGTAAAAGAATAGGTGAAAAGGAGTGGGGGAAAATTTGTTAATCCCCTCCTTTTTCTCTATTCTTTTTTTAGTTGATTGTGTATAATTTATTCATTATGTAAGGGAGGGAAAACATGGTAGGAACATTGGTGAATACAGGAGCGATTATCATTGGTGGAAGTTTAGGACTACTTTTTAGAAAAGGAATTCCAAGTAAACTAACAGATACAATTATGAATGGGTTGGCCTTATGTGTGTTGTATATCGGTTTTACGGGAGCTTTGAAGGGGGAAAATAGCCTTGTTATTATTTTTTCGATGGTCATTGGAGCCGTTATCGGTGAATGTTTGGATTTAGATGAGCGTGTTAATCAGTTAGGACTGTGGCTTGAGAGGAAGTTTAAAAAGGTTGATTCTAAGACCTCGATTTCAGAGGGGTTTGTGACGGCGAGTTTGTTGTTTTGTGTTGGAGCCATGGCGATTATCGGAGCTTTACAAGATGGATTAGTTGGAAATTATGATATGTTATTAACGAAGTCGATGCTTGATGGGGTTTCCGCCGTTATTTTTGTGTCAACGCTTGGAATCGGGGTTATTTTATCGGGTGCTTTTGTTCTGACTTATCAAGGCAGTATTTCGTTATTAGCCGGGGTATTAGCACCATTTTTAACGGATAGTGTGATTAATGAGATGACGTGTGTAGGATCTTTATTAATCATTGCACTGGGGTTCAATGTTTTGAAGATAACTCATATAAAAATTATGAATTTAGTTCCTGCCATTTTTATTCCTATCTTATTAGGGCTATTTCTTTAGATAAAAAAATGGCACTCTTATTGATGAAGGCAAAAAACGACAAAAAACTTGACTTATTGTCGTTATAATCAGTACAATATAAAAACTTTAGAGTTTGAAAGAGATAAGGTGAGATAAGTTTTTCATATTGTAAAAACTTTACTTTACGACTAGCAGGTGAGGGTTAGATTGCCTGTGGCAATTGATAGGAGGGCTTCATTATGTTAAGTGAACTTTAGGTCCTAGTTTTCTTTTAAAAAAGGGTGTTCCCGTGACTAAAGTTGGCCTTATTATCAAAAGACTTAGCGATTAAGTCAGACTCTAAAAATAAAGAAACATTTCTGTTTCTATAGATAAGGTGGGATAAGTTTTTCATACTAGAAAAACTATACTTTTCTTATCAACTGAGGAGACCACTGGACTAGGGGATACCTTAGTCTCAAAGAGGTTTAAATCCTGAGATGGATTTATAATTGTGAAATATAGATTGGAAGTGTAAGGAATGGTAGAAGCTGTTTTTGGAGAAAAGTTAGCCGATCAAACTTATATTGATCGAAAAGGTGTTTATGCAATTATTATGAATGAGAAGAATGAAGTTGCAACAGTCAAATTGCCACATGGATATTTCTTGCCAGGTGGTGGACTAGAAGGAGAAGAGAGTAAAGAGGCTTGTTTACGACGCGAGTGCTTAGAAGAACTCGGATGGGAAATTGAAATTAATGAGTATGTTTGCCAGGCGGCTAATTATCATTTTTCAATTTATCGTGACAAATATCTGTACTCAACAGGTTATTTTTATTTAGCAAGCAAAGTGGATGAAGTGACAGAACCGATTGAACAAGATCATGAATTAGTCTGGTTACCTCTAGAAGACTGCATTAGTGAATTGTTTCTTGACCATCAGGCTTATGCTATTGAAAAAGTATCACAAATGTTATAGCACAGGAAAAGAACATTCTATTGAATTAGAATGTTTTTTTATATATAAGAGCAGATAAGTTTTTCATCCTTAGAAACTTTTATTTTCCCTACCCGAGGGGGACTAATGGAGGAAAGCGATAGGTGAGTCATGTAGCCTAGGGAATCGGTTGTGCTCACTACGTTTGTTTAAAGAGAGAGAAATTTTTAGGATGAAATGAGTTTTTTTACATGTAAATTACATTATTGAATACCTCTTTTTATGCTATAATAGTAACAATTCTTGTGAAAAGGAGTGTTAATGATGATCGAAATATTAAAGTCTCGTCGTCGTAAGCTAGGAGCTAATATTAAAGACGATTCTATTATTGTATTATTCTCGGGAGAGGCTCCGGTTAGTTCAGGAGATCAACGTTATACTTATACACCACAACGTAATTTTTATTATTTAACGAATATTGACCGCCCTAAAATGGCTTATGTTTTAAAGAAAATGAATGGTGTGATTGAACATCATTTATTCATTGAGACTGTTTCAGAAGTCGAAGAAAAATGGACTGGAAAACGTTTAAGCAAAGAAGAGGCGCATGAGATTTCAGGAATTAAAAGTATCTTACCAATTTGTGAATTAGAAAATGTTTTAGGACGCTGGCTATTAAATGACCGCATTGAATCCATTTATTTAGATTTAGAGCGCGGTTCATATCATCATCCTGATACAGTGCAAATTGAATTTGCTAAACAATTAAAAGAGAAATATCCATTTGTACGTCTTGAAAATGTTTATCATGATATTACGAAATTACGTTTAATTAAGTCAGAAGATGAAATTGAAAATATGCGTACAGCGATTGAAAAAACACGAATCGGGATTGAAAGCTTAATGAAAGCTTCAAAGCCTGGGATGCTTGAGTATCAATTAGAAGCACATTATGATTTTGCAATTAAAACGGAAGGGGTTAAGAAAACCTCATTCCATACGATTGCAGCTTCAGGAGTTAATGCAACAGTGCTTCATTATGATAAAAATGATTCTGTGTGCCAAGACGGAGATTTAATTTTATTTGACCTTGGATGTGAGTGGAATTATTACTGTTCAGACATTTCACGTACCTTCCCGATTAACGGAAAGTTCACGGATCGTCAACGCGCCGTTTATCAAGCAGTTTTAGACGCACAATTAGCAACCATCGAAATTATTAAACCGGGTCTTCCAATGGCAGAAGTTAATGAGTTTGCCCGTCGTAAATTAGCTGAAGGATGTAAAAAACTTGGCTTAATTGAAAAAGATGAGGAAGTTTCACGTTACTACTACCATGGAATCGGACACTATTTAGGACTTGATACACATGATGTTGGAGGTCGTGGGGGTGTCTTACAACCAGGTATGGTTATTACGATTGAACCAGGATTATACATTGAAGAAGAAGGAATCGGAATTCGTATTGAAGATGATATCTTAGTTACAGAAGATGGATATGAAAACTTATCAAAAGATATCATTAAATCAATCGAAGACATTGAAGCCTTTATGAACTAAATAAAAAAACATCTCGCACAGAGATGTTTTTTTGTGCATATTATTTGATAATAATTATCATTGTTGGTAAACTTTAATTACAGTAGTTGATAATAATTATCAATTATAACTAAATGAGGTGATTGAAATGAAATTTATGATGGACATTAGAGAAAAAACGTCTTTACTACATAGTGCAGCAGAACATACAGGATATATTAAGAAGTTAGTAGATGGAGAGGCATCGGTTGAGGGATATGCAGAGTACCTTTATAATCTAGAAAAAATGTATCAAGCCATTGAAAAGGCACTTGATGAAAATGAACAAAATGAAGTCGTCAAACCATTTGTGACAAAAGAACTATATCGTTCTGAATTAATGCGTCAAGATTTAGCCTTTTTATTAGGAGATAAATTATCATCAATGCAACCATTAGCATCAACGGAAGCATGTGTGGCCAAAATTGAAGCTTTATCAACCTCACAACCTGAATTAG is a window of Turicibacter sanguinis DNA encoding:
- a CDS encoding biliverdin-producing heme oxygenase yields the protein MKFMMDIREKTSLLHSAAEHTGYIKKLVDGEASVEGYAEYLYNLEKMYQAIEKALDENEQNEVVKPFVTKELYRSELMRQDLAFLLGDKLSSMQPLASTEACVAKIEALSTSQPELVVAYAYTRFLADLFGGRMFLSLLSTSYKIDQRALNYYQFPEINDLRGYVMKYHNMLADIQLSDEMKIDFINEVNNAYIYNLAISNELDAKLK
- a CDS encoding NUDIX hydrolase, yielding MVEAVFGEKLADQTYIDRKGVYAIIMNEKNEVATVKLPHGYFLPGGGLEGEESKEACLRRECLEELGWEIEINEYVCQAANYHFSIYRDKYLYSTGYFYLASKVDEVTEPIEQDHELVWLPLEDCISELFLDHQAYAIEKVSQML
- a CDS encoding inorganic diphosphatase, whose protein sequence is MLNKKVSVVIDRPLGSRHPKHGFYYPINYGYIPNTIGGDGEEIDAHVIGEFEPLETFCGYVVAIIHREDDV
- a CDS encoding DUF554 domain-containing protein → MVGTLVNTGAIIIGGSLGLLFRKGIPSKLTDTIMNGLALCVLYIGFTGALKGENSLVIIFSMVIGAVIGECLDLDERVNQLGLWLERKFKKVDSKTSISEGFVTASLLFCVGAMAIIGALQDGLVGNYDMLLTKSMLDGVSAVIFVSTLGIGVILSGAFVLTYQGSISLLAGVLAPFLTDSVINEMTCVGSLLIIALGFNVLKITHIKIMNLVPAIFIPILLGLFL
- a CDS encoding NAD(P)/FAD-dependent oxidoreductase — encoded protein: MLQYEVVIIGGGSAGMGAAIGACEGGAKKVLIIERDRELGGILQQCIHNGFGLHKFKEELTGPQYANRYIEKLKQYPVEIMLNTMVTNLTNEKIITILNEQGEQDIKASAVVLAMGCRENNRQALSIPGTRPVGILTAGTAQRYLNLDGYLVGKKVFIVGSGDIGLIMARRMALEGAEVLGVAEIMPYSNGLTRNIVQCLEDFNIPLFLSHTVTDIKGNRRVEGVTISEVDADRQPILGTEKQFEVDAILFSVGLIPDNGLSKKAGVIFDPATKGACVFENLETTVSGIFACGNVLHVHDLVDFVSDEAERAGYYAALYALGHLGHDDGVLEVKAGEGIKYALPQKIRPKELEASLELMYRVTKKYQQAIVNVVQDGKIVHQLKRHVLLPAEMEKIKIPTEVLNSSGKDLTIEVKCLYNS
- a CDS encoding GNAT family N-acetyltransferase, whose amino-acid sequence is MTGVKIQRLSDLGSNRIKEAAHFTVHQFREMFLSISEDEEAFILLFMKAMVVEQCFVAIAEDKVVGIVGVSTPVRGAFEVSLKEVQGCLGFFKGLKFYFNLVNSGLTLKPYQIYINTLAVDEAYRRLGIGTLLLEECMLKSCGHEYLLDVIDVNTGALKLYESLGFKVLKRKKQMFAKQAGFNECIYMSKRLR
- a CDS encoding aminopeptidase P family protein, with amino-acid sequence MIEILKSRRRKLGANIKDDSIIVLFSGEAPVSSGDQRYTYTPQRNFYYLTNIDRPKMAYVLKKMNGVIEHHLFIETVSEVEEKWTGKRLSKEEAHEISGIKSILPICELENVLGRWLLNDRIESIYLDLERGSYHHPDTVQIEFAKQLKEKYPFVRLENVYHDITKLRLIKSEDEIENMRTAIEKTRIGIESLMKASKPGMLEYQLEAHYDFAIKTEGVKKTSFHTIAASGVNATVLHYDKNDSVCQDGDLILFDLGCEWNYYCSDISRTFPINGKFTDRQRAVYQAVLDAQLATIEIIKPGLPMAEVNEFARRKLAEGCKKLGLIEKDEEVSRYYYHGIGHYLGLDTHDVGGRGGVLQPGMVITIEPGLYIEEEGIGIRIEDDILVTEDGYENLSKDIIKSIEDIEAFMN
- a CDS encoding DUF1667 domain-containing protein, which encodes MSQALTCIVCPVGCSLNIDEEGHVSGNHCKRGLAFAKSETTNPTRVVTTTIAIEGAIYRRLPVVSSQPVPKSKMMEFVKAVQLIKVEAPVSCGDVILSDVLGLGIDVIASRTLKRCQDVK